CCCGTCATAGCCCAGAAACGAAATCAGTCCAGCCATCGAAATAAACGAAGCGGCTGACATCCAATCGGCGGCAGTGGCCGCACCATTAGCGATCGCCGGTACCCCTTGGCCTGCGACAAAGAAGCCCTTGGTATCCTTCACCCGCGATCGCCACCCAATGTAGCCGTAGAGCATAAACGAAATAATGACGAACAGCGTCGTCCAAACCTCAACCGTCATTCACCCAACCTCAACTTAAAAAACTGTTTTGTGTCGATCTTGTTTCACTGGCTTACTGGTCGCCGTCGCGATTGCGGCCGCCACCGTAGCGCCGATCGAGGGTATCCATCTTGAAGGCATAGACAAAGATCAAAACGACAAAAACGTAGATCGAGCCTTGCTGGGCCATCCAGAACCCAAAGGGGACTTGGCCAATTTTGATTGTATTGAGCGGTTCGACGAGCAAGATACTCATCACCAGAGAGGCGATCGCCCAGATTGCGAGCAATGTGCCGATCAAGCGAGTATTGGCTCGCCAATAGGCACTGCGACCGTGGGATGAGCCGCTGGATGGTCGATTATTTTGTGTCA
The window above is part of the Romeriopsis navalis LEGE 11480 genome. Proteins encoded here:
- a CDS encoding sodium:solute symporter family transporter, which gives rise to MTVEVWTTLFVIISFMLYGYIGWRSRVKDTKGFFVAGQGVPAIANGAATAADWMSAASFISMAGLISFLGYDGSIYLMGWTGGYVLLALLLAPYLRKFGKYTVPDFVGDRYYSNVARLVAVVAAIFVSLTYVAGQMRGVGIVF
- a CDS encoding DUF4212 domain-containing protein codes for the protein MTQNNRPSSGSSHGRSAYWRANTRLIGTLLAIWAIASLVMSILLVEPLNTIKIGQVPFGFWMAQQGSIYVFVVLIFVYAFKMDTLDRRYGGGRNRDGDQ